A window of the Budorcas taxicolor isolate Tak-1 chromosome 8, Takin1.1, whole genome shotgun sequence genome harbors these coding sequences:
- the ISCA1 gene encoding iron-sulfur cluster assembly 1 homolog, mitochondrial isoform X2: MALDKVKTPSAVNKIKQLLKDKPEHVGVKVGVRTRGCNGLSYTLEYTKTKGDSDEEVIQDGVRVFIEKKAQLTLLGTEMDFVEDKLSSEFVFNNPNIKGTCGCGESFNI; encoded by the exons ATGGCATTGGATAAAGTAAAA acaccTTCAGCAGTAAACAAGATAAAACAACTTCTTAAAGATAAGCCTGAACAT GTTGGTGTGAAAGTCGGTGTCCGAACCAGGGGGTGTAATGGCCTTTCCTACACTTTAGAATATACAAAGACAAAAGGAGACTCTGATGAAGAAGTTATTCAAGATG GAGTTAGAGTGTTCATCGAGAAGAAAGCGCAGCTAACACTGTTAGGAACAGAAATGGACTTTGTTGAAGACAAATTATCCAGTGAGTTTGTGTTCAATAACCCAAACATCAAAGGAACATGTGGCTGTGGAGAAAGCTTTAACATTTGA
- the ISCA1 gene encoding iron-sulfur cluster assembly 1 homolog, mitochondrial isoform X1: MSASLVRATVRAVSKRKLQPTRAALTLTPSAVNKIKQLLKDKPEHVGVKVGVRTRGCNGLSYTLEYTKTKGDSDEEVIQDGVRVFIEKKAQLTLLGTEMDFVEDKLSSEFVFNNPNIKGTCGCGESFNI, encoded by the exons ATGTCGGCTTCGTTAGTCCGGGCCACTGTCCGGGCTGTGAGCAAGAGGAAGCTGCAGCCCACCCGGGCCGCCCTCACCCTG acaccTTCAGCAGTAAACAAGATAAAACAACTTCTTAAAGATAAGCCTGAACAT GTTGGTGTGAAAGTCGGTGTCCGAACCAGGGGGTGTAATGGCCTTTCCTACACTTTAGAATATACAAAGACAAAAGGAGACTCTGATGAAGAAGTTATTCAAGATG GAGTTAGAGTGTTCATCGAGAAGAAAGCGCAGCTAACACTGTTAGGAACAGAAATGGACTTTGTTGAAGACAAATTATCCAGTGAGTTTGTGTTCAATAACCCAAACATCAAAGGAACATGTGGCTGTGGAGAAAGCTTTAACATTTGA